A region of Moorena producens PAL-8-15-08-1 DNA encodes the following proteins:
- a CDS encoding Maf family protein, whose protein sequence is MDMRTFVLASASSARRRLLQTAGIEPVVCQSNFDESQVQHPEPATLVQILAEQKAKTVADQFSDALVLGCDSVLSMEGGIYGKPPNPSEAIARWQQMRGTTGELYTGHALIDLSRNKTIVRCGVTRVYFANVSDRAIEAYVATGEPLKCAGAFALEGRGGLFVDKIEGCHSNVIGLSLPLLHQMLQELGYEVTDFWRLN, encoded by the coding sequence ATGGATATGCGGACTTTTGTATTAGCTTCAGCTTCTAGTGCTCGCAGACGATTGTTACAAACTGCTGGTATTGAACCGGTGGTCTGCCAAAGCAATTTTGACGAATCTCAAGTGCAGCATCCAGAGCCAGCAACCTTAGTGCAGATTCTAGCTGAACAAAAAGCAAAAACTGTTGCTGATCAATTTAGCGACGCTCTGGTATTAGGCTGTGATTCTGTATTGAGTATGGAGGGTGGGATTTATGGCAAACCCCCTAACCCCTCTGAAGCAATTGCTCGTTGGCAACAGATGCGAGGGACTACTGGAGAACTCTATACAGGTCATGCTTTAATTGACTTATCTCGGAACAAAACCATAGTGCGCTGTGGTGTAACCCGAGTTTATTTTGCCAATGTAAGCGATCGCGCTATCGAAGCCTATGTTGCTACTGGCGAACCCCTTAAATGTGCTGGTGCCTTTGCCTTGGAAGGTAGAGGGGGACTCTTTGTTGACAAAATAGAAGGCTGTCATAGTAATGTTATTGGTCTTAGCTTACCCCTACTCCATCAAATGTTACAGGAACTAGGATATGAAGTTACTGATTTTTGGCGCTTGAACTAA
- a CDS encoding patatin-like phospholipase family protein encodes MTFKILSLDGGGMRGVISARILQEIEKTIKEKYGQELHEYFDLIAGTSTGSILAAGIACNMTAEDLIKLYNKEGKNIFLKSTRYMRKLRELSKLFGRGVLYPHEFPDKSEEQGLANVLKRNLVDPDSRKPLTMRDIKDLQLLILSYDVKSRNTTWFGNNDPSGWYIENDIPLWQICTASASAPTFFPPYQLLVKPDEENYKKKYRPHIDGGVSANNPVLAAIAHAISMKDEGKQNKTKIDDIAVLSIGTGTTTRPYTYDEVNKWGQLGWVSHLPDMFLDPDAENSEHIALRMFRGIGRQKYLRLNFEINTYMKEKSCFIKLWKPLRKINKYIHKYNLAFDNIRDKKKEKLNEDIDNYEAFKELKFAAECYLEYGTVDYKNADNDKDIAVRDAIDKFIYNHPPDHKK; translated from the coding sequence ATGACATTCAAAATTCTTAGCTTAGATGGAGGGGGAATGCGTGGAGTTATATCCGCAAGAATTCTCCAAGAGATAGAAAAAACAATAAAAGAGAAATATGGTCAGGAATTACATGAATATTTCGATTTGATTGCCGGAACATCCACTGGATCAATTTTGGCGGCGGGAATTGCCTGTAATATGACTGCAGAGGATCTGATTAAGCTCTATAATAAGGAGGGGAAAAATATCTTTCTTAAGAGTACACGTTATATGCGAAAATTGCGGGAGTTAAGTAAACTTTTTGGGCGTGGTGTATTATATCCCCACGAGTTTCCAGATAAGTCGGAAGAGCAAGGATTGGCTAATGTTTTGAAAAGAAATTTGGTTGATCCGGACTCGCGTAAACCTTTGACAATGAGAGACATCAAGGACTTACAACTCTTAATCCTCAGTTATGACGTTAAATCCCGAAACACAACGTGGTTTGGGAATAACGATCCAAGTGGATGGTACATTGAGAATGATATTCCACTTTGGCAAATCTGTACCGCTTCAGCTTCAGCACCAACGTTTTTTCCACCTTATCAACTCCTAGTCAAGCCTGATGAAGAAAATTATAAGAAAAAATATCGCCCCCATATCGATGGTGGGGTATCAGCTAATAACCCAGTGTTAGCTGCAATCGCCCATGCTATATCGATGAAAGATGAGGGAAAGCAAAATAAAACTAAAATAGACGACATTGCTGTTCTCTCCATTGGCACTGGTACAACAACTCGTCCTTATACATATGATGAGGTAAATAAATGGGGACAATTGGGTTGGGTAAGCCATCTACCGGATATGTTTTTAGACCCTGATGCGGAAAATTCAGAGCATATTGCTTTACGCATGTTTAGAGGCATAGGCAGGCAAAAATATTTGCGTTTAAATTTCGAAATAAACACGTATATGAAAGAAAAAAGTTGTTTTATAAAACTATGGAAGCCTTTAAGAAAAATTAATAAATACATTCATAAATATAATCTAGCTTTTGATAATATTAGGGATAAAAAAAAGGAAAAACTTAATGAAGATATTGACAACTATGAAGCTTTTAAAGAACTAAAATTTGCTGCTGAGTGCTATTTAGAATACGGAACAGTTGATTATAAAAACGCTGATAATGACAAGGATATTGCCGTTCGGGATGCAATTGACAAGTTTATTTACAATCATCCTCCTGATCACAAAAAGTAA
- a CDS encoding helix-turn-helix domain-containing protein: MPDYTVSSGNIFADLGFINAEEKLAKVKLASLIYDLIDERQLDDSDVANILKIDPPQVMDLKNGRLPGFSLEKLLFFLVALGQTIEISVSPKPETVSSGRIQVIRQSYA; this comes from the coding sequence ATGCCAGATTATACTGTAAGCTCAGGTAACATTTTTGCAGATTTAGGATTTATTAATGCTGAAGAAAAGTTGGCTAAGGTTAAACTAGCTTCACTCATTTACGATCTGATTGATGAAAGACAGTTGGATGATTCAGATGTGGCTAATATTTTGAAAATTGATCCTCCTCAAGTGATGGATTTAAAGAATGGTCGCTTGCCAGGATTTTCCTTGGAAAAGCTATTATTTTTTTTGGTAGCATTAGGTCAAACTATTGAAATTAGCGTCAGTCCAAAACCCGAAACTGTATCTAGTGGGAGGATACAAGTAATTCGTCAATCTTATGCTTGA
- a CDS encoding type II toxin-antitoxin system RelE/ParE family toxin yields the protein MPNLNMGDELLKTVIWVGPSKKELLGFPEDVIDEVGYILYRVQKNKTHPHIKPLKGLNGVLEIVSDYKTDTYRTVYAVKLGNTIYVLHAFKKKSKTGIKTPKQTMDLIKERLKQAQDIAKQQD from the coding sequence ATGCCAAATTTAAACATGGGAGATGAATTACTGAAAACTGTTATTTGGGTGGGACCTTCAAAAAAGGAACTGTTAGGGTTTCCTGAAGATGTCATCGATGAAGTTGGTTACATTCTCTATCGGGTTCAAAAAAACAAAACTCATCCTCATATTAAACCTTTGAAAGGATTAAATGGAGTGTTAGAAATTGTCAGCGATTATAAAACAGATACTTACAGAACAGTATATGCCGTAAAACTTGGGAATACTATTTATGTTCTCCACGCCTTTAAAAAAAAGTCAAAGACAGGTATTAAAACTCCAAAGCAGACTATGGATTTAATTAAAGAACGCCTAAAACAAGCACAAGATATTGCTAAACAACAAGATTAA
- the psbP gene encoding photosystem II reaction center PsbP has product MLKKIAPLLLLVLSLAIHGCTTGASGLQSYVDSLNGYQFLYPNGWVPIKVTDGPDVVFHDIIESTENVSVVISPVPEGKTLADLGTPSEVGYKLQKNAIAPPDSGRTAELVNAEAREVADKTYYLLEYNVQLPSQERHNLASVVVNRGKLYTFNASTTERRWGKTKNVFDAVVKSFSVN; this is encoded by the coding sequence ATGCTCAAGAAAATTGCACCACTACTGCTGCTAGTGTTGAGTCTGGCTATACATGGCTGCACAACTGGTGCCAGTGGTCTACAAAGCTATGTAGACAGCCTTAACGGTTATCAGTTTTTGTATCCCAACGGTTGGGTCCCTATCAAGGTGACTGATGGACCCGATGTCGTGTTCCACGATATTATAGAAAGCACCGAAAATGTTAGTGTGGTGATTAGCCCAGTGCCGGAAGGCAAGACCCTTGCTGATTTAGGTACACCCTCAGAAGTGGGGTATAAGCTGCAAAAAAATGCCATTGCTCCTCCCGATTCTGGTCGCACAGCCGAGTTGGTTAATGCTGAAGCTCGTGAGGTAGCAGACAAGACTTATTACCTTTTAGAATACAACGTCCAACTTCCCAGCCAAGAACGGCACAACCTCGCCAGTGTGGTGGTCAACCGTGGCAAGCTCTACACCTTCAATGCTTCCACCACTGAACGACGCTGGGGTAAGACCAAAAATGTGTTCGACGCAGTGGTTAAGTCTTTTTCAGTGAACTAG
- the psb34 gene encoding photosystem II assembly protein Psb34, with translation MPYTVEDGGRLNNFAKEPKMYQAEPPTAAEKRNYVILGATALILVSGLIFVAFSASGVS, from the coding sequence ATGCCATATACAGTAGAAGACGGCGGACGTTTAAACAATTTTGCTAAAGAGCCAAAAATGTACCAGGCAGAGCCACCCACTGCAGCGGAAAAGCGCAACTACGTGATCTTGGGTGCAACAGCTCTGATTTTAGTAAGTGGCTTGATCTTTGTGGCTTTCTCAGCTTCTGGTGTGAGCTAG
- a CDS encoding tetratricopeptide repeat protein → MKPTYLTISSLGLATILTGFTATVYAQQEPLPVPVIIRSQPDNEEPTSAEEPTNTPAQPGDDKPAITPAQPVEEKPATTPAQSGDDKPPTTKKPTVEKDPFNRELPVRTIPRMSAVEFYNRGVDQLDNGNYPEAMVNFKQALQLEPYDPDINYNLGYVHHIQGNYQEAIDNYTAAIKIKTDYGEAYSNRGYAYFVQKKFIEAIADFSKAIALTPNNDTVYLSRGNAYSEVENYFQAIADYDRALSINPKNAMAYYQRGLTRSKLKQYQAAVADYTETLKIEPTFADAFYKRGLASLDLNKVEEAIKDFKKAADLFQEQGRTENYQEAMEAIKKL, encoded by the coding sequence ATGAAACCAACTTATCTAACTATCTCTAGCCTAGGACTTGCCACAATACTGACTGGATTTACCGCAACTGTCTATGCTCAGCAGGAGCCACTTCCAGTTCCCGTCATTATCCGATCTCAGCCAGATAATGAAGAGCCCACCTCCGCCGAAGAGCCAACTAATACTCCAGCCCAACCTGGCGATGATAAACCAGCTATTACTCCAGCCCAACCTGTTGAGGAGAAACCAGCTACTACTCCAGCCCAATCTGGGGATGATAAACCACCTACTACTAAAAAACCCACTGTTGAGAAAGACCCTTTTAATAGGGAATTGCCAGTAAGGACTATACCCCGGATGAGTGCTGTGGAATTCTACAACCGGGGCGTGGATCAATTAGATAATGGTAATTATCCAGAGGCAATGGTAAATTTCAAACAGGCTTTGCAGCTGGAACCCTATGACCCTGATATCAACTACAATCTGGGCTACGTCCACCACATTCAGGGGAATTATCAAGAAGCGATTGATAACTACACTGCTGCTATCAAGATTAAAACCGACTATGGTGAAGCCTATAGCAACCGTGGTTATGCCTATTTTGTGCAAAAGAAGTTCATCGAAGCGATCGCTGATTTTTCCAAAGCTATTGCTCTGACACCCAATAATGATACGGTCTATCTCAGTCGAGGTAATGCCTACTCTGAAGTAGAGAACTATTTCCAAGCAATTGCGGATTACGATCGAGCTCTCTCGATTAACCCTAAAAATGCCATGGCTTACTACCAGCGTGGTTTAACTCGCAGTAAGCTCAAACAGTATCAAGCTGCTGTAGCTGATTACACAGAAACTCTAAAAATTGAACCCACTTTTGCCGATGCGTTTTATAAACGGGGTCTAGCCAGCCTTGACCTCAATAAGGTTGAGGAAGCGATTAAGGATTTTAAAAAAGCGGCTGATTTATTCCAAGAACAAGGCAGAACTGAAAATTATCAAGAAGCGATGGAAGCCATCAAAAAGCTTTAA
- a CDS encoding EamA family transporter produces the protein MLWLIFASLTALFASGKDLTSKQGLKNVDGYIISWAVLFFSLPVLLPLLFVIKIPELGRNFALALMIGGSLNVVGMSLYIQALSRSDLSITVPFMTFTPLFLLVTSPIIVGEYPTPLDMVGILMIVVGSYSLNLKEKRNGYLAPFKGLLKQQSPKLMLTAAIIFSISSNVDKVGVQNSSPIFWAIAMHSFVSTGMGVIMLCKSRSKLNQIPKNLLSLVPIGFFQAGVILCQMTALEMTFVSHVIAVKRMSALISVILGCLIFKEPGIQERATGAAIMVLGVVLISLSGH, from the coding sequence ATGCTTTGGTTGATATTCGCTAGTTTAACAGCTCTTTTTGCCTCTGGCAAGGATTTGACGAGTAAGCAAGGGCTAAAAAATGTTGATGGGTACATTATTTCTTGGGCAGTATTATTTTTTTCTTTGCCGGTTTTACTTCCCCTCCTTTTTGTGATTAAAATTCCGGAATTAGGCCGAAATTTTGCCTTAGCCTTAATGATAGGAGGGTCTCTAAATGTGGTGGGCATGAGCTTGTATATCCAAGCCTTGAGTCGGTCTGACTTATCCATTACCGTTCCATTTATGACCTTCACACCGTTATTTTTATTAGTGACATCTCCAATCATTGTTGGAGAATATCCCACCCCCTTAGATATGGTAGGAATTCTCATGATTGTGGTTGGATCGTATAGCTTGAACTTAAAAGAAAAAAGAAACGGTTACCTCGCCCCTTTCAAAGGACTACTGAAGCAACAAAGTCCTAAGTTAATGTTAACCGCCGCTATAATTTTTAGTATTAGCTCAAACGTTGATAAGGTGGGAGTACAAAATTCTTCACCAATATTTTGGGCAATTGCGATGCATAGCTTTGTTTCCACAGGTATGGGAGTAATTATGCTGTGTAAATCAAGAAGTAAATTAAACCAAATCCCAAAAAACTTACTGTCTCTAGTTCCTATTGGTTTCTTTCAGGCTGGAGTGATTTTGTGCCAAATGACAGCTCTGGAAATGACCTTTGTTAGCCACGTAATCGCTGTTAAACGTATGAGTGCTTTAATTAGTGTCATCTTAGGATGTCTAATTTTTAAAGAACCGGGAATTCAGGAAAGAGCAACTGGAGCAGCAATTATGGTATTGGGAGTTGTACTGATTAGTCTATCGGGACATTAG
- a CDS encoding RNA-guided endonuclease InsQ/TnpB family protein, translated as MRIAYQYRLKPTRDQQTKIDHWLSMLCAQYNYLLADRFRWYEENRCSINTCPLVCYLPELRDNPDYYSQKKTLPSLKKTRPWYKDIHSQVLQDTVKRVKLAFDRFIKGDSSGKRSGRPRFKKLHRYRTFTYPQMKEGCLERNLINLPKIGKVKVVLHRTIPSGFKIKTASITKKCDGYYLVLSLEDKTIPEIQPNINPDSIVGIDVGLKDFLTTSEGEVVEIPQYYRKAQKRLRVIQKRVSRRKKGGNNRLKAIKQLGKQHKKVSDKRKDFHFKTANHLLSKYDVIAHEKLNVKGLAKSRLAKSVLDAGWSSFLTILASKAENAGLLTVPVSPKNTSQNCSNCGNKVPKKLHVRWHDCPHCGCSLDRDSAKPTLREHNAAINIRNRAAGQSVLKAQRLLRDARIGWEAYTEPVRSV; from the coding sequence ATGAGAATCGCGTATCAGTACAGGCTAAAACCGACAAGAGATCAGCAAACCAAGATTGATCATTGGTTGTCAATGTTGTGTGCTCAATATAACTATTTGCTGGCCGATCGGTTCAGGTGGTATGAAGAAAATCGCTGTTCAATTAATACTTGTCCGCTTGTATGTTACCTCCCGGAATTAAGGGATAATCCCGATTACTACAGTCAAAAAAAGACTCTTCCAAGTTTAAAAAAGACTCGCCCATGGTATAAAGACATCCATTCTCAGGTACTTCAGGATACAGTAAAGAGAGTAAAGCTAGCTTTTGACAGGTTTATCAAAGGAGATAGTAGCGGAAAACGAAGTGGACGACCTAGGTTCAAAAAGCTACACCGCTACCGTACCTTTACCTATCCCCAAATGAAAGAAGGGTGTCTGGAAAGAAATTTGATCAACCTTCCAAAAATAGGCAAAGTTAAGGTTGTACTCCATCGGACTATTCCTTCTGGATTTAAGATCAAGACAGCTTCTATCACCAAAAAATGTGATGGCTATTATTTGGTTTTATCTCTAGAGGACAAGACCATTCCTGAAATTCAGCCCAATATTAATCCAGATTCAATAGTTGGGATTGATGTTGGTCTTAAAGATTTTTTGACTACCTCTGAGGGTGAAGTCGTTGAAATTCCTCAGTATTATCGAAAAGCTCAAAAACGTTTAAGAGTGATTCAAAAGCGAGTATCCCGGAGAAAGAAAGGGGGTAATAACAGGCTAAAGGCGATCAAGCAGCTCGGAAAACAGCATAAAAAGGTATCAGACAAAAGAAAAGATTTTCATTTCAAAACAGCAAACCACCTACTATCAAAGTATGATGTAATCGCTCATGAAAAACTAAATGTTAAAGGACTGGCTAAGTCCCGATTGGCTAAATCTGTGTTGGATGCGGGATGGTCAAGCTTCTTGACCATCCTAGCAAGCAAAGCCGAGAATGCTGGCTTGTTAACGGTTCCAGTAAGCCCCAAAAATACTTCACAGAATTGCTCCAATTGTGGCAATAAAGTCCCCAAGAAGTTGCATGTCCGGTGGCATGATTGTCCCCATTGTGGATGCAGTCTTGACCGCGATTCGGCGAAGCCGACGCTACGCGAACATAATGCAGCTATCAATATACGAAATAGAGCGGCAGGGCAGTCCGTTCTTAAAGCCCAGCGCCTCCTAAGGGATGCCCGGATTGGCTGGGAAGCCTACACTGAACCTGTAAGGTCAGTGTAG
- a CDS encoding thiazole synthase, translated as MTIAGKTFRSRLMTGTGKYDSQQVMAESIAASGSEIVTVAVRRVQTLAPGHEGLAESLDWRKLWMLPNTAGCKTAEEAVRVARLGREMAKLLGQEDNNFVKLEVIPDPKYLLPDPIGTLEAAEQLVKEGFAVLPYINADPLLAKRLEEVGCATVMPLGSPIGSGQGIKNAANIEIIIEEAGVPVVVDAGIGSPSEATYGMELGADALLVNSAIALAGNPIMMAKAMGMATEAGRLAYLAGRIPIKNYASASSPLTGTIS; from the coding sequence CTGACCATTGCGGGAAAAACCTTTCGGTCTCGTCTGATGACTGGCACAGGGAAGTATGACTCTCAACAGGTAATGGCTGAAAGTATTGCAGCTAGTGGCAGTGAAATTGTGACGGTGGCCGTGCGTCGGGTACAAACCTTAGCACCAGGACACGAAGGGCTAGCGGAATCCCTGGATTGGAGGAAACTGTGGATGTTACCCAACACCGCAGGCTGTAAAACGGCGGAAGAAGCGGTGCGAGTGGCACGGCTTGGTCGGGAAATGGCGAAGCTATTGGGCCAAGAAGACAATAATTTTGTGAAACTGGAAGTGATTCCTGATCCTAAGTATTTACTCCCTGACCCCATTGGTACTCTAGAGGCAGCAGAGCAACTGGTAAAAGAAGGGTTTGCAGTTTTGCCCTATATTAATGCGGATCCCTTATTAGCCAAACGCCTAGAAGAGGTAGGATGTGCTACGGTGATGCCTTTGGGTTCACCCATTGGTTCGGGACAGGGCATCAAGAATGCTGCCAATATTGAAATCATCATTGAGGAAGCTGGAGTGCCGGTGGTGGTAGATGCTGGCATAGGTAGCCCCAGTGAAGCCACCTATGGGATGGAGTTAGGGGCAGATGCGTTATTGGTTAATAGTGCGATCGCATTAGCAGGTAATCCTATCATGATGGCAAAAGCGATGGGAATGGCCACCGAAGCTGGTCGTCTGGCTTACCTAGCTGGTCGTATTCCAATTAAAAACTATGCTAGCGCTAGCTCACCCTTGACTGGTACCATTAGCTAG
- a CDS encoding aspartate carbamoyltransferase catalytic subunit encodes MANATWTRRHILALADFTPDEYNTVLQTAASFREVLSRRTKKVPALQGHVVANLFFEPSTRTRSSFELAAKRLSADILNFAPGTSSLSKGETILDTAKTYLAMGTNMMVIRHRQAGVPQIIATEMNRLGVQVSVLNAGDGQHEHPSQGLLDLFTICSCLDWDNPRIELLAGKKITIVGDILHSRVARSNIWSLLATGAEVHLAGPPTLLPQLFAEYSSTRLQQPREKQQQQLLAKSSLAHQRQYTETPLILKTTVPITSQASHSLTSTQQLPISHPKLYVHWDIEAALKDADFVMTLRLQKERMTSHLLPSLREYHQRYGITGERLQLCQPNVHILHPGPVNRGVEISSELMDDPQISLIPQQVTSGVAVRMALLYLIGSGKF; translated from the coding sequence ATGGCAAATGCCACCTGGACTCGCCGCCATATTCTTGCCCTGGCTGATTTTACGCCAGATGAATACAATACAGTCTTACAAACTGCCGCTAGCTTTCGGGAAGTATTGTCCCGGCGCACCAAAAAGGTACCTGCACTACAGGGTCACGTGGTTGCGAATTTGTTTTTTGAACCATCAACCCGTACTCGTAGCAGTTTTGAACTAGCGGCTAAGCGTCTTTCTGCTGATATCCTAAACTTTGCACCAGGAACATCTTCCTTAAGCAAGGGCGAAACGATTCTTGATACAGCGAAGACTTACCTGGCAATGGGAACTAATATGATGGTGATTCGCCATCGGCAGGCGGGAGTTCCTCAAATTATTGCTACTGAGATGAATCGACTTGGTGTCCAGGTAAGTGTACTTAACGCTGGTGATGGTCAACATGAACATCCTTCTCAAGGATTGCTGGATTTGTTTACAATTTGTTCTTGCTTAGACTGGGACAATCCCCGTATAGAACTGCTTGCTGGAAAAAAGATTACCATTGTTGGAGATATTTTGCACTCACGAGTTGCCCGTTCCAATATCTGGAGTCTCCTGGCGACAGGGGCAGAGGTTCATCTCGCTGGACCACCTACTCTACTTCCGCAATTATTTGCTGAGTACAGTAGTACTCGTCTCCAACAACCTAGGGAAAAGCAACAGCAACAGTTATTGGCTAAGTCTAGCCTTGCTCACCAGCGTCAGTACACCGAAACCCCTCTGATTTTAAAAACAACGGTACCGATCACAAGTCAAGCCAGCCATTCCCTTACGTCTACGCAACAGTTACCAATTAGTCATCCTAAGCTATATGTTCACTGGGACATTGAAGCAGCACTAAAAGATGCTGACTTTGTCATGACCTTGCGGCTGCAAAAAGAACGTATGACGAGTCATTTGTTGCCTAGTTTGAGAGAATATCATCAGCGTTATGGGATTACCGGGGAGCGCCTCCAACTTTGCCAACCCAATGTTCACATTCTCCATCCTGGTCCAGTTAACCGAGGCGTTGAAATTAGTTCTGAGCTGATGGATGATCCCCAGATTAGCTTAATCCCTCAACAGGTGACTAGTGGAGTTGCGGTTAGGATGGCGTTACTTTACTTAATCGGTAGTGGTAAGTTTTAA